A part of Hippea maritima DSM 10411 genomic DNA contains:
- a CDS encoding LysM peptidoglycan-binding domain-containing protein — translation MRRLFFVLVFVVLFSGFAYGYGELYIVKPHDTLWDISKKFYKNPFLWGKLWYNNNYINDPDLIFPGEILKVTEHGLEIATLSKKNEKVKTPQKVRYLSAVWHDGNNYYSTCQKGECVWHEDEFSIAKMTFDTYNHIEIMEGSLVYLHTKKKELPKVVYVYRKLKNYLDMNLVRSDFEAYMPIGEIKVIEKLKEGVYKAEILKATTEISPKDVISGAYPYQEISQNPESVTLGDVGVKQLFVSQSELQGGLGFFFYFKADKPIGRNIVGKVVELGRLNEGLTEPIFIGKGVVTSQYKEYVSVFFPSSGGLSEVPDRTQKYILR, via the coding sequence ATGAGAAGGTTATTTTTTGTTTTGGTTTTTGTTGTTTTATTTTCGGGATTTGCTTATGGATATGGCGAACTTTACATAGTAAAACCCCACGATACGCTGTGGGATATATCCAAGAAATTTTATAAAAACCCGTTTTTGTGGGGTAAGTTGTGGTATAACAACAACTACATAAACGATCCTGATCTCATATTCCCTGGAGAGATACTAAAAGTTACGGAACATGGCCTTGAGATAGCAACGCTTTCAAAGAAAAATGAAAAAGTTAAAACACCTCAAAAAGTTAGATATCTTTCGGCTGTTTGGCATGATGGCAACAATTACTATTCAACATGTCAGAAAGGTGAATGTGTGTGGCATGAGGATGAGTTTTCTATAGCCAAGATGACATTTGATACATACAATCACATTGAAATTATGGAGGGCTCTTTAGTTTATCTGCATACAAAAAAGAAAGAGCTTCCAAAAGTGGTTTATGTCTATAGAAAGCTTAAAAATTATCTGGATATGAATCTTGTGAGATCCGATTTTGAGGCATATATGCCTATTGGAGAGATAAAGGTTATAGAGAAACTTAAAGAGGGTGTATACAAAGCTGAGATCTTAAAGGCTACAACGGAGATTTCACCTAAGGATGTCATAAGTGGAGCATATCCATATCAGGAAATTAGTCAGAATCCAGAAAGCGTAACTCTTGGCGATGTTGGAGTTAAGCAGTTATTTGTTAGCCAGAGTGAATTGCAAGGAGGCTTGGGTTTCTTTTTCTATTTCAAGGCCGATAAGCCTATCGGTAGAAATATAGTAGGTAAAGTGGTTGAACTTGGAAGGCTTAATGAGGGTTTAACTGAACCAATTTTTATTGGAAAAGGTGTAGTAACAAGTCAGTATAAAGAATATGTAAGCGTATTTTTCCCATCAAGTGGCGGTCTGAGTGAAGTTCCAGATAGAACACAAAAATATATTTTGAGGTGA
- a CDS encoding rhomboid family intramembrane serine protease, with protein sequence MFPLKDNNPSYTRPIVNISLILINVIVFIYELLQPNIMGFMYKHAFIPAMLFDYHYIFSSLIRAFNSMFLHGGFMHIIGNMWFLWVFGDNVEDRLGHVNYLFFYLVAGYVSMIVQGAITPHSTIPLIGASGAISAVLGAYLVFFPHAEVLTLLPIFIFITFVWFPAWLYIVIWFFIQYLNGIFSVVSESMGGVAWFAHIGGFIFGFIVAKIVLKKEYR encoded by the coding sequence ATGTTTCCACTTAAAGACAACAACCCCTCCTACACTAGACCAATTGTAAATATAAGCCTAATATTGATAAACGTAATTGTTTTTATCTATGAGTTGTTACAACCTAATATAATGGGATTTATGTACAAGCATGCTTTTATACCTGCTATGCTGTTTGATTACCATTACATTTTTTCATCCTTAATCAGGGCATTTAACTCCATGTTCCTGCACGGCGGGTTTATGCATATAATTGGAAATATGTGGTTTTTATGGGTTTTTGGTGATAATGTGGAGGATAGACTCGGACATGTAAACTACCTATTTTTCTATCTTGTAGCCGGATATGTTTCTATGATAGTTCAAGGGGCTATAACACCTCACTCTACAATACCCTTAATTGGAGCAAGTGGTGCTATATCAGCTGTGCTTGGTGCTTATCTTGTGTTTTTTCCCCATGCTGAGGTGCTTACACTTTTGCCTATTTTTATTTTTATTACATTTGTGTGGTTTCCTGCCTGGCTCTACATAGTTATCTGGTTTTTTATTCAGTATCTAAATGGTATATTCTCCGTTGTATCCGAATCTATGGGTGGCGTTGCGTGGTTTGCTCATATAGGTGGCTTTATATTTGGTTTTATTGTGGCAAAAATTGTGTTAAAAAAAGAATATAGATGA
- the cysS gene encoding cysteine--tRNA ligase, with the protein MLKIYNTLGKRLEEFKPIKNGKVGMYVCGVTVYDNCHIGHARSAVAFDVMYRYLKFKGYDVTFVKNFTDVDDKIINRANEEGVSCNEIAQRYIGEYYKDMYRLNIAKPEVEPKATEHINEIIELVRKLQDMGYAYEVNGDVYYRVEKFKDYGKLSGKNIDELKSGARVEINDKKENPLDFALWKRSKENEPKWKSPWGEGRPGWHIECSAMSMKYLGESFDIHGGGEDLIFPHHENEIAQSEAATGKPFARYWIHNGFVRINKEKMSKSLGNFFTIKDILKKYDGQTLRYFLLLTHYRSPIDFSFEGLDAAKEALNRYYNFIQRLEDTEFEKNGKVDELLEKRLKDLLARFEEAMDEDFNAPKAIGEVFSVIKTFNQYLDSITEGDKPKKAYKETFLESMNKIKSVLGVFDTSSASWFIPEGIDVDWVEERIKQRALARKNKDYETADKIRDELNGKGIILEDAKEYTRWKVKR; encoded by the coding sequence ATGCTTAAAATCTACAACACGTTGGGTAAAAGATTGGAAGAGTTTAAGCCTATTAAGAATGGCAAGGTTGGAATGTATGTTTGTGGGGTTACAGTGTATGATAATTGCCATATAGGTCATGCACGCAGCGCTGTTGCTTTCGATGTTATGTATAGATATTTAAAGTTTAAGGGCTATGATGTAACATTTGTTAAGAACTTTACTGACGTCGATGATAAAATCATAAACAGAGCCAATGAAGAAGGTGTAAGCTGCAATGAGATAGCTCAAAGGTATATAGGTGAATATTACAAAGACATGTATAGACTTAACATAGCAAAGCCGGAGGTTGAACCCAAGGCCACAGAACATATAAATGAGATTATAGAACTTGTTAGAAAATTACAGGATATGGGCTACGCATACGAGGTTAACGGGGATGTTTATTATAGAGTTGAAAAATTCAAAGATTATGGAAAGCTTTCTGGGAAGAATATAGATGAGCTTAAAAGTGGCGCTAGAGTGGAAATAAATGACAAGAAGGAAAACCCGCTCGATTTTGCTTTATGGAAAAGATCAAAAGAGAATGAACCTAAATGGAAATCACCTTGGGGTGAGGGAAGACCGGGGTGGCATATAGAATGCTCTGCAATGAGTATGAAGTATCTTGGAGAGTCCTTTGATATACACGGTGGAGGTGAGGATTTGATATTTCCTCACCATGAGAATGAGATAGCTCAATCTGAGGCAGCAACGGGGAAGCCGTTCGCAAGATACTGGATTCACAACGGCTTCGTTAGGATAAACAAGGAGAAGATGAGTAAATCTTTGGGTAATTTCTTTACCATAAAGGATATATTAAAAAAATACGATGGACAGACATTGAGGTATTTTTTGCTTTTAACTCACTACAGAAGCCCTATTGACTTTTCCTTTGAGGGCTTAGATGCCGCCAAAGAGGCCTTGAATAGATACTATAACTTTATCCAAAGGCTTGAAGATACGGAATTTGAGAAAAATGGCAAGGTGGATGAGCTTTTGGAGAAAAGGCTGAAGGATTTGCTTGCGAGATTTGAAGAGGCCATGGATGAAGACTTTAATGCGCCGAAAGCTATAGGTGAGGTTTTTTCTGTCATTAAAACATTTAATCAATATTTAGATAGCATAACAGAGGGTGATAAGCCTAAAAAAGCCTATAAAGAGACATTTTTAGAATCGATGAACAAAATAAAGTCTGTGCTTGGGGTTTTCGATACATCATCAGCGAGCTGGTTTATACCGGAAGGTATAGATGTGGATTGGGTTGAAGAAAGAATAAAGCAAAGAGCTTTGGCGAGAAAGAATAAGGACTATGAAACTGCCGATAAAATAAGAGATGAGCTCAATGGAAAGGGTATTATACTTGAGGATGCTAAGGAATATACTAGATGGAAAGTGAAAAGATAG
- a CDS encoding tetratricopeptide repeat protein, whose amino-acid sequence MFRFVFIFTVLAFLLTSCGFDDNLIIKRLNLLEGRVDFNSKRIDENSKKIDEIAVKLQKIKERLAKERESNILAKIPPASVVDNLTNQEESKGTHVSHKSKNIYPKYKVAQNQKEKDQMDNSSVSLNNFKINKEKEKGSAIGNKSNHMPIVPAKDEIDNASKKLHLPPTNYKQVYKKALLYYKKKDFKQAELLFCKFINSYKNTDLYDNALYWLAYTYIHQNETGKAIKLLKEIIEQFPNGSVDKGGKTDAAIFALIKIYKKQNEKDLEEYYKNLLIKKFPSSRYVNLIKRRRKG is encoded by the coding sequence ATGTTCCGCTTTGTTTTCATATTTACGGTTTTAGCTTTTTTGCTAACCTCATGCGGATTTGATGATAATTTAATTATAAAAAGATTGAATCTCTTAGAAGGTAGGGTTGACTTCAACTCAAAAAGAATAGACGAGAACTCTAAAAAGATAGATGAGATAGCAGTTAAGCTTCAAAAGATAAAAGAAAGATTGGCAAAAGAAAGGGAGAGTAATATACTTGCAAAGATACCCCCTGCCAGTGTTGTGGATAATTTAACAAACCAAGAAGAGTCTAAAGGTACGCATGTATCGCATAAGTCAAAGAACATATACCCAAAATATAAAGTGGCTCAAAATCAAAAAGAAAAAGACCAAATGGATAATTCCTCTGTTAGCCTAAATAATTTTAAAATCAACAAAGAGAAAGAGAAGGGTTCTGCTATTGGTAATAAATCCAATCATATGCCAATAGTGCCAGCAAAAGATGAGATTGATAATGCTTCAAAGAAATTACACCTACCACCGACTAATTACAAGCAGGTTTATAAAAAGGCTCTTTTATATTACAAGAAGAAGGATTTTAAACAAGCTGAGTTGCTCTTTTGTAAGTTTATAAATAGTTATAAGAATACGGATCTCTATGATAATGCGCTTTATTGGTTGGCATATACCTACATACATCAAAATGAGACTGGAAAGGCCATAAAATTGCTAAAGGAGATAATAGAGCAATTCCCTAACGGGTCAGTGGATAAGGGTGGAAAGACAGATGCTGCTATATTTGCACTTATAAAGATATACAAAAAGCAGAATGAAAAGGATCTTGAGGAGTATTATAAAAATCTTTTAATAAAGAAATTTCCATCCAGTAGGTATGTTAACCTCATAAAAAGAAGGAGGAAAGGATGA
- a CDS encoding sigma-70 family RNA polymerase sigma factor — protein MIDKEEIIQSYYPIVRRIVKKTVVRMPEGYDEEDFVQIGMMGLLKAIENWDENKSLSEFKSYANTKIRGYILDKLRSIDPVSRYARDKLKKINMAYRQLMSEGNFNPTDDEIAERADMSIDEFNELLYKQSNSTMLSIDEAVSSDDGDMVLLEVIENKSSKSPLAILEEEELKDIVKEALKALNETEITVLSLYYYEDFNMKEIASLIGKTESRISQIKTKALLKIRAYVENKTKMEG, from the coding sequence ATGATCGATAAAGAGGAGATAATCCAATCATATTATCCCATAGTTAGAAGAATAGTAAAAAAGACTGTAGTTAGGATGCCTGAGGGGTATGATGAGGAGGATTTTGTTCAAATAGGCATGATGGGGCTACTTAAGGCTATCGAAAATTGGGATGAGAACAAAAGTCTTTCTGAGTTCAAATCTTATGCAAATACAAAAATTAGAGGATATATTTTAGATAAACTAAGAAGTATAGATCCTGTATCCCGCTATGCAAGGGATAAGCTTAAAAAAATAAATATGGCCTATAGGCAACTTATGAGTGAAGGTAATTTTAATCCAACGGATGATGAGATTGCAGAGAGAGCTGATATGAGCATAGATGAGTTTAATGAGCTTTTATATAAGCAATCCAACTCAACCATGTTGAGTATAGATGAAGCAGTAAGTAGTGATGACGGAGATATGGTTCTACTTGAGGTTATAGAAAACAAATCATCAAAGAGCCCTCTGGCTATTCTTGAGGAAGAGGAGCTTAAAGATATAGTTAAAGAAGCTTTAAAAGCCCTTAATGAAACTGAGATTACAGTTTTGAGCTTGTACTACTATGAGGATTTTAATATGAAAGAAATAGCTTCCTTAATAGGAAAAACTGAGTCTCGAATTTCCCAGATAAAAACCAAGGCGTTATTAAAGATAAGGGCGTATGTAGAAAATAAAACAAAGATGGAGGGTTAA
- the ligA gene encoding NAD-dependent DNA ligase LigA has translation MNDREAKERIEQLRKKLHYHNYRYYVLDDPIISDSEYDMMLKELKELEESYPQFYDENSPTVRVGGAPLNKFEKVEHKIPMLSLEDGFDDNDIREFDRKVKRFLKLPEDKKIAYSVEPKFDGLSIDLIYENGKLTVASTRGDGYVGENVTQNIKTIRNVPLVLPIDTPPMYLDVQGEVLLTKEEFERINQERLKNGLNVFANPRNAAAGSVRQLDPKETAKRNLIMIMYYIRQIEGYKRKILSQHDALEALKEMGFPTSSLNRLVVGIEEAIEYKKELEIKRETLPYELDGIVIKVDDFELQESLGATTKSPRWAIAFKFPAQQATTKIKDIEVNVGRTGILTPVAILEPVNIGGVVVSRASLHTMDEIEKKDIRIGDVVFVQRAGDVIPEVVKPVKDLRDGSEKKFVMPEKCPVCGSRVVKDGAYYRCSNINCPKVLKESIKHFVSRKAMNIDGFGDKLIEQLVDKGIVKNIADIYELDKETLMGLDRVGEKLAENLISSIQRSKGTTFAKFIYALGIRHVGEFVAKLLAERFKNLENLKKATKDELLAIDGIGEEIADSVVSFFSEPKNLQTIDKLLYYGIHFEDKTKEHSRIAGKSFVFTGTLSKPREYFKELIEERGGIVRNSVSKNLDYLVVGENPGSKLKKAKQNGVSVISEEELYRLLEG, from the coding sequence ATGAATGATAGAGAAGCCAAAGAAAGGATAGAACAGCTAAGAAAAAAACTTCACTACCATAACTATCGTTATTATGTACTGGATGACCCTATAATCTCTGATTCAGAATATGATATGATGCTTAAGGAGTTAAAGGAATTAGAAGAGTCCTATCCTCAGTTTTATGATGAGAACTCACCTACCGTTAGAGTTGGCGGTGCCCCGTTAAATAAATTTGAAAAGGTTGAACATAAAATACCCATGCTTTCACTTGAGGATGGATTTGATGATAACGATATAAGGGAGTTTGATAGAAAAGTTAAAAGATTTTTAAAGCTACCAGAGGATAAAAAGATAGCATATAGTGTAGAACCTAAATTCGATGGACTGTCTATAGATTTGATTTATGAGAACGGTAAGCTTACCGTTGCGTCTACAAGAGGAGACGGTTACGTGGGCGAAAATGTTACCCAAAACATAAAAACTATTCGCAATGTTCCGCTTGTTTTGCCCATTGATACTCCTCCAATGTATTTAGATGTGCAGGGTGAGGTTTTGCTAACCAAAGAGGAGTTTGAAAGGATTAACCAGGAAAGACTAAAGAATGGATTGAATGTATTTGCTAATCCAAGGAATGCGGCTGCGGGTTCAGTTAGGCAGCTTGACCCAAAGGAGACAGCAAAGAGAAATCTTATTATGATAATGTACTACATTCGCCAAATTGAAGGATATAAAAGAAAAATTTTATCACAACATGATGCCTTGGAAGCATTAAAAGAGATGGGTTTTCCTACAAGTTCCCTAAACAGGCTTGTTGTTGGCATAGAGGAGGCTATTGAATACAAAAAGGAGCTTGAGATAAAAAGAGAGACATTGCCCTACGAACTCGACGGTATTGTTATAAAGGTTGATGACTTTGAGCTTCAAGAGAGTCTTGGAGCAACAACAAAATCACCCCGTTGGGCTATAGCCTTTAAATTCCCTGCTCAACAGGCTACTACTAAGATAAAGGATATAGAGGTAAATGTGGGAAGAACTGGTATTCTAACGCCTGTTGCTATTTTAGAACCGGTAAACATAGGGGGTGTTGTTGTTTCAAGGGCAAGCCTCCATACGATGGACGAGATAGAGAAGAAGGATATAAGGATTGGGGATGTGGTGTTCGTTCAGAGGGCTGGAGATGTGATACCGGAGGTTGTAAAGCCTGTTAAGGATTTAAGGGATGGCAGCGAGAAAAAGTTTGTAATGCCTGAGAAATGCCCTGTATGCGGTTCAAGAGTGGTGAAGGATGGGGCTTACTATCGTTGTTCAAATATAAACTGCCCAAAGGTTTTGAAGGAATCCATAAAGCACTTTGTTTCAAGAAAGGCTATGAATATAGATGGATTTGGTGATAAACTCATCGAGCAATTGGTGGATAAAGGTATAGTTAAAAATATTGCAGATATCTATGAGCTTGATAAAGAAACCCTTATGGGCTTGGATAGGGTTGGCGAAAAGTTGGCGGAAAACCTAATCTCATCTATTCAGCGTTCAAAAGGCACAACATTTGCTAAATTTATATACGCACTGGGTATCAGGCATGTGGGCGAGTTTGTTGCAAAACTGTTGGCTGAGAGGTTTAAGAATTTGGAGAATTTGAAAAAGGCCACGAAGGATGAGCTTTTGGCTATAGATGGTATAGGCGAAGAGATAGCAGACAGCGTTGTTTCGTTTTTCTCAGAGCCCAAAAACCTTCAGACTATAGATAAACTCCTGTATTATGGCATACATTTTGAGGATAAAACAAAAGAGCACTCAAGAATTGCTGGAAAGAGTTTTGTTTTTACAGGGACTTTGTCAAAACCACGGGAGTACTTTAAAGAGCTCATTGAAGAGCGCGGAGGTATAGTTAGAAATAGTGTTAGCAAAAATTTAGATTATCTGGTTGTAGGTGAAAATCCGGGTTCTAAGCTTAAAAAAGCTAAGCAAAATGGAGTAAGCGTGATAAGCGAAGAAGAACTGTATAGACTATTGGAGGGGTAA
- a CDS encoding UDP-2,3-diacylglucosamine diphosphatase, whose amino-acid sequence MKCLFVSDAHYPKSDAIVRFLSEKYTNYDTIYILGDLFEFFYGYDSFVYSHHLRLINLLAQIGKSRRLVLFEGNHEYRFEGIKRYIEADVVKEFLEEDIDGFRVVLSHGDTIDKKDIFYRLFRGFLKSRPTLTLINLLPAYLLFNLSQKASNFSKRRIKSKKYRGTEAACLEFAQRKLKKGADVVILAHTHTPVFKKINNGLYINTGDFFENFSYVEYETTKGFFLKRWNDE is encoded by the coding sequence ATGAAGTGCCTATTTGTTTCTGATGCCCACTATCCAAAAAGCGATGCAATAGTCAGATTTTTATCTGAGAAGTATACAAACTACGATACCATATATATTTTAGGTGACTTATTTGAGTTTTTTTATGGATATGACAGTTTTGTATATTCTCATCACCTAAGGCTTATAAATTTGCTTGCCCAGATAGGCAAAAGCAGGCGGCTTGTTCTGTTTGAAGGTAATCATGAATATAGATTTGAAGGTATAAAAAGGTATATTGAGGCCGATGTGGTAAAAGAGTTTTTAGAGGAGGATATTGACGGTTTTAGAGTTGTTTTATCTCATGGGGATACGATAGACAAAAAGGATATTTTCTATAGGTTATTCAGGGGATTTTTAAAGAGTCGCCCTACCCTTACACTTATAAATTTACTTCCGGCTTATCTTTTATTTAACCTTTCACAAAAAGCTTCTAACTTTAGCAAAAGAAGGATAAAATCTAAAAAATATAGAGGTACTGAAGCTGCATGTCTTGAGTTTGCCCAAAGGAAACTAAAAAAAGGCGCAGATGTTGTTATTCTTGCCCATACCCACACACCGGTATTTAAAAAAATCAACAACGGGTTATATATAAATACGGGAGACTTCTTTGAAAACTTTAGTTATGTCGAATATGAGACTACTAAAGGGTTTTTTCTAAAGAGGTGGAATGATGAATGA
- a CDS encoding sigma-70 family RNA polymerase sigma factor, whose amino-acid sequence MESEKIDKNEQLAINDEVDLAESSALTSYLKEISKIPVLSAEEEKELGRRIKKGDKEALKKLVKHNLRFVVSVAKKYKNLGIPLLDLINEGNLGLIKAAKKFDPDRNTKFISYAAWWIKQSIMKYITEQSTPIRIPLKAKSRISKIDTIKEDYRQKFDEEPMNGEISEISDLSEREIKNAELARFYFDSLDDYVSDDKDILKGDLISLKEQSIEDEHIQKSLIEEVNKFLSELPEREQDIIKLRYGLYDGRPRTLREIGEKYGISKERVRQLENNILNKLKKRFKEYKE is encoded by the coding sequence ATGGAAAGTGAAAAGATAGATAAAAACGAGCAATTGGCTATAAATGATGAAGTAGATTTAGCCGAAAGCAGCGCCTTAACAAGTTATCTTAAAGAGATATCAAAAATACCGGTTCTATCAGCGGAGGAGGAAAAGGAACTTGGACGGAGGATAAAAAAGGGCGATAAAGAGGCTTTAAAAAAGCTTGTAAAGCATAATCTAAGGTTTGTTGTAAGTGTTGCTAAGAAGTATAAAAACCTCGGTATTCCTCTGCTTGATTTAATCAATGAGGGCAATTTGGGCTTGATTAAAGCAGCGAAGAAATTTGATCCGGATAGGAATACGAAATTTATTTCTTATGCAGCTTGGTGGATAAAACAATCTATAATGAAGTACATAACAGAACAAAGTACACCGATAAGAATTCCTTTAAAGGCAAAAAGTAGAATTAGTAAAATAGATACCATTAAAGAAGATTACAGGCAAAAGTTTGATGAAGAGCCGATGAATGGGGAGATTTCGGAGATTTCCGATCTCAGTGAAAGGGAAATAAAGAATGCAGAGTTGGCCCGCTTTTACTTTGATTCACTGGACGATTATGTAAGCGATGACAAGGATATTCTTAAGGGTGACCTTATAAGCCTAAAAGAGCAATCTATTGAGGATGAACACATTCAGAAATCTCTCATAGAAGAGGTGAATAAATTTTTATCTGAATTGCCCGAAAGGGAGCAGGATATTATAAAGCTAAGATATGGCTTGTATGATGGAAGGCCAAGGACATTAAGGGAAATTGGTGAAAAGTACGGCATAAGCAAAGAGAGAGTTAGACAGCTTGAGAATAATATACTAAATAAGCTTAAAAAGCGTTTTAAGGAGTACAAAGAGTAA
- a CDS encoding ferredoxin domain-containing protein: MNIISDALDVVSKFLLVDAITAPKSVGRDDIVVDIVRDDKTKVKILQRMKEITENGGKSFYKRDAINIENIDFIILIGFKVFYHGFDCGFCGFSGCEECESKGGMCAVSATDCGIAIGSLVKLASIFGVDNRIMISIGQAAKEIGYFKEKIGGAYGIPLSATTKNPFFDRKIKV; this comes from the coding sequence ATGAATATAATTTCTGATGCACTGGACGTTGTCTCGAAGTTTTTGCTTGTCGATGCCATAACTGCACCAAAGAGTGTGGGTAGAGATGATATAGTGGTAGACATTGTTAGAGATGATAAAACGAAGGTAAAAATACTTCAAAGGATGAAAGAAATTACTGAGAATGGTGGCAAGAGTTTCTATAAAAGAGATGCTATAAACATTGAGAATATAGATTTCATAATCCTCATTGGGTTTAAAGTGTTTTATCATGGTTTTGATTGTGGCTTTTGCGGCTTTTCTGGGTGTGAAGAGTGCGAAAGTAAAGGCGGAATGTGTGCTGTCAGTGCTACAGATTGTGGTATAGCAATAGGCAGCCTTGTTAAACTTGCCTCTATATTTGGTGTAGATAACCGCATAATGATATCAATTGGTCAGGCGGCCAAAGAGATTGGCTATTTTAAAGAAAAAATTGGTGGTGCCTACGGTATTCCACTTTCAGCAACCACCAAAAATCCGTTTTTTGATAGAAAAATAAAGGTTTAG
- a CDS encoding J domain-containing protein gives MDPYEVLGVGRDISQEDLRKVFLRLAKQLHPDTARTDEEKHEKEMRFKEITQAYNMLKSKEFSRGLDDRKHPESDSRETLVRKAHVYISKGDYNSALKTLNLIKCDVDEGYEINLLYGIALLKKQRYHQAIKHFQKAVKSNPWDIEGYLYLGEVYEAILLKESAKKFYQEALKIDTSNKKANEALERLSSNTIGSLFRKIFGKR, from the coding sequence GTGGACCCTTACGAGGTTTTAGGCGTTGGTAGGGATATAAGCCAAGAAGATTTAAGAAAGGTTTTTTTAAGGCTTGCAAAACAGCTGCATCCAGATACTGCCAGAACAGACGAGGAAAAACATGAAAAAGAGATGCGGTTCAAAGAGATTACGCAAGCCTATAATATGTTGAAGTCAAAGGAGTTTTCAAGGGGGTTGGATGACAGAAAACATCCAGAATCTGATTCAAGAGAGACGCTTGTAAGAAAAGCGCATGTATACATATCAAAAGGAGATTATAACAGTGCGTTGAAGACTTTAAACCTAATAAAATGTGATGTGGATGAAGGTTATGAAATTAATTTGCTCTATGGTATAGCACTTTTAAAGAAACAAAGATACCATCAAGCCATTAAACATTTTCAGAAGGCAGTAAAAAGCAATCCATGGGATATCGAGGGTTATCTGTATTTAGGTGAGGTATATGAGGCTATATTACTGAAAGAATCTGCCAAAAAGTTCTATCAAGAGGCTTTAAAAATAGATACATCTAATAAGAAAGCCAATGAGGCCCTCGAGCGCTTATCGTCTAATACCATAGGCTCTTTATTCAGAAAAATCTTTGGTAAAAGGTAA
- a CDS encoding YgaP family membrane protein, with protein sequence MKISLQSNIGGKDREFRLIGGAVLTLIGCLTKNHWIKAAGCVFLVTGIAKKCIFYDFLNINTNT encoded by the coding sequence TAGCCTACAGTCAAACATAGGCGGTAAAGACAGGGAATTTAGGCTTATAGGCGGTGCAGTTTTAACACTTATTGGGTGTTTAACTAAAAATCACTGGATAAAAGCAGCTGGCTGTGTTTTTCTTGTAACAGGTATAGCAAAAAAATGCATTTTCTATGACTTTCTAAACATAAATACAAATACTTGA
- the rpmB gene encoding 50S ribosomal protein L28, whose translation MARRCEICGKRAQVGYKVSHSHIRTKKKWNPNIQRVKVYVDGKVKRMNVCTQCLKANKVEKAVR comes from the coding sequence ATGGCAAGAAGATGTGAAATATGTGGAAAAAGAGCCCAGGTAGGATACAAGGTAAGTCATTCTCACATTAGAACAAAGAAAAAGTGGAACCCAAACATACAAAGGGTTAAGGTTTATGTAGATGGTAAAGTAAAAAGAATGAACGTATGCACACAATGTCTTAAGGCAAACAAGGTGGAAAAAGCCGTGCGCTAA
- a CDS encoding DUF2062 domain-containing protein: MKKVSYRQLLRQILSLEDSPKKIAASFAVGVFISISPFFGFHTILAVTLSILFKLNKVATITGSWINNPWTTPAVYYLDYKIGAFILNDSSRFNLRPFSFEHYLHDGKNAFWDIFVGSIAFGMVVSIVSYFLIKYIVERYKKRQGVFDVST, encoded by the coding sequence TTGAAGAAAGTTTCTTACAGGCAGCTTCTTAGACAGATTTTATCACTTGAGGATAGTCCAAAAAAAATAGCTGCTTCATTTGCTGTTGGTGTTTTTATCTCTATTTCCCCGTTTTTTGGTTTTCATACTATTTTAGCTGTTACTTTATCTATTTTATTTAAGTTAAATAAGGTTGCTACTATTACAGGTTCATGGATAAATAATCCCTGGACTACACCAGCTGTTTATTATCTTGATTATAAAATAGGGGCGTTCATTTTGAATGATAGCTCCAGGTTTAATCTAAGGCCGTTTAGTTTTGAGCATTATTTACACGACGGAAAAAATGCTTTCTGGGATATATTTGTTGGTAGTATTGCATTTGGGATGGTAGTTTCTATTGTTAGTTATTTTCTGATAAAGTATATTGTAGAAAGGTATAAAAAAAGACAGGGAGTTTTCGATGTTTCCACTTAA